The DNA sequence AGAACAGGGCTGATTCTATGCTTTCCTCGCCGTTGCGGATGATGCCGTCTTTGAGGCGGGCGAGGAAGTGGATATACACCTGATTCGCCTGCGGCAGGTTATAGACCGTCAGCACCTGCTGTATTTCAATTTCCGCACCCGCCTCTTCCCAGGTTTCGCGTATGGCACCGTCTTCGGTTTTCTCGAAATCTTCGAGATAGCCGGCGGGCAGATTCCAATAGCCTCGGCGCGGCTCGATGGCACGGCGGCAGAGCAGCACCTTATCCTCCCAAATACAGAGGGCGCCCACCAC is a window from the Sphingobacteriales bacterium genome containing:
- a CDS encoding NUDIX hydrolase produces the protein MFPLHKFCSACGQPVVLKPAEGRERIVCEHCNTIHYTNPKLVVGALCIWEDKVLLCRRAIEPRRGYWNLPAGYLEDFEKTEDGAIRETWEEAGAEIEIQQVLTVYNLPQANQVYIHFLARLKDGIIRNGEESIESALFSEEEIPWKEMAFSSSAFALRKFFEDRRLGVFNTHLATFPEK